In the genome of Epinephelus fuscoguttatus linkage group LG4, E.fuscoguttatus.final_Chr_v1, the window GGCTGCGTGCCCGAGGCCACAGTTCTGGGTGTGGAGGGTGCAGGGGGCTGCGCCGTAGGATGACTCGAAGGGTCTTGTGGGCCATCGTACTGAGGCAGCTCACCCTCTGATGGAAGCTCCCCATCTGAGAGGTACGGGGGAGGAGGGAGATCAAACCAGGGAGGCCGGCTAGGGGGAAAGGAAAAGCAGAAGAGACATAGAGGAAGAATGTGATGTCAGGGCCTTGAGCTATTACATAAGGACTGTGCAATGAGTGTTTTTGACTGGGAGTAGCAGCGAGCGCAAATTCAGGATGTGCACTACACCGCTTTCTGAGAAAATAAAGTCATCATGTAAGAAGCTGTCATTAAGATTTTGCttgatttatttactttttgttaCATTTAGTCTCTTTCCATGTGTGAGTGTTACCAATTTGCTTCTTTTCCGCCAAGGTTATGATTGTCTTCGCAATTTATTTTGACTTAATGGAAAAGAAGGCTGCGCATAATGATCATAAAATGAATCACTGTGAATCTGTTAACAACAAAAAGGTGATGTTTTTAATCAGAATACCACTCTCTACATCTATCTTTCTGTGTTTATCATAATAATTTATGATCAGCTTTTTAAACAGCAACAATCCTCTGTACACTtatttaatgaaataaatattatataatgGTAAATGAGTACCCAGCAGATTAGAGGGTTAATTGATTGTGCATTAAAAACCACATAAAAGCACCGCAGGGACAGAGGCTGCCAGATATTTGTGATAGCATCCTTTACAACAGATTTAGTCTGTGTGTATGAAAATTGACTGCATCACAAAAATTAGTTTACaagaaaattaaattagatttattATGTTGTATTAAATTATACAGTAAATTGGATTATATTTTGCTGGAGAGGCAACTTTAAGCAACACTACTCCTCCTTATTGGCTCACAGTGCAAAGTGAGCTTTATGGATACGGACAAAAGATAATAAACTTCCATGCTGCTGTTAGAAGTATTACTCCTTTCACCTGACATCCAGAACAGCTTGTGAGTATGATGGAGGTGAGTCCATGGAGAGTCCGGAGGGATAAAGGGTCCCGGACAGCAGCTGCAGCGCCTGAGGGGTTGAGCTGTAATGGCCCGCTGTGGTGGGCGAGCCGGGGGACAGACCTGGACCTCCCTGATGGATGTGGCCCCGGTCCAAAATGACCAGACGGGACAGCAGCaggggctggtggtggtggtgcgaGCTCCCTCGTACGCCTCTGGGCAGCAGGACGCTCCGCTTCCTCTGGTGATGGAGCACCAAGGCCAGCAACGCCACCACCAGGACAAAGATAATGGCGCTGCCGATGACAGCATAGGTGATGCTGGGGTAGTAGCGCAGACGATAGTCCAGTGTCACAAAGTCCTGCCCCGGAGCCTCTGTGGGGAAGAGGGGAGGGAATGAAGAATAAATTGAGGATGCATGATGTAGGACGTTGGGGAAAAGGGAGGATAAGTGGTGGCAAGGGAGACAAAGAGGGCATGGAGGAAATAAGGATGGAGGGGAAAACAATTTAAGGGAATAGGTGGTTGAGGAAACAGGAGGATAAGTGGTGGAGTTGCAGAGCTAGGGGAACGGAGAGGGGAGTGAGGGAGACGGGCATGAATCTCAAGCAGTAAATTGTTTTCAGGTTCATTCTGAAATGTGTTCTGTGTGATTCGATAGAGGCAGCCTCTCTTGGAGATGAGAGCGCTACATAATAAGCATAACGGCAGTCAGACTCTCCCCGAGAGCTTGCAGAGACGAGGAGAACAAATGGAGCATCGTGTGCAGGGCAGAGGCTAGTTCTGAGCTCACAGTTCACGAGTAGGGACCTCACTCTTTATGatgaagaaagaggaagaacagaGAGGCTAACTCATTCTTTGTGAGGACAAAACAGCTCACAGCAGTTTCAGATAGAGCCCGCCTTGAGTTGCTCAGCGCTGAAGATGAGAGGAGGCAGAAGAACACCAGGGGCCGTCACAGATTACCATGTTTGTCGCAGAGAAAAGGGGGAGTCTGCAAACTACCTTGGAGTCCAGGGAACTTAACGCTCACGATGAGAGCTGTGGCCAGTGGTAAGAAACGAAGAGCAGCCAACTCGCTGCCTGAAATGAGGAAAGGGAGTACGGTAATGCCAGAGAGCACTGCAGCTTATTATTCCAGATGGGATGAGGGAATAGCACTTAAACATTTCCGCTGACTGATATTACAGTGTGAGAATTTCAATCAGGCACTCGGGGTGAGGCTCATGTAAATGGTGTTTCTGCTGCTTACCGGCAGACAGTACTGTTGAACTGAGgagcgagggagggagagtggaaggaATCCTATTTATTACGGAGCCGCAGTAAGGCTGTGCTAATGAGGAATGAGCTACATAAAAGTATTTTACACTTGCTGTTTCAGTTCAAATTACACTAATGCCTCAGGGGGCTGTAAACATCAAACCTCCATGCGCCTCCTAAAAAGTTCAAAACACCCGTTGGAATACTTTCTATGCTCTGTGTTCGAGGTTTCTCTGTTGCTGCTTTACAGACAGTGCGTATTAACGCCTAATATCCAATTAAAATGACTCACGTGTCTGTCCACTAGCCACAGTTGAGGAAACTGCCCAGAGGGCTTGCCAGGAAGTGACCATGGTGAGATACTGTATCTCCAGGTTCAATCAATAGTCCGAAAAAGCCTCCATCTGTAAGGATTAGATCCCCTGAAACTGCAAAGCAGGCAAACCTTTTTGCAGCTTTTTGAAGTATTCCAGGCTTATATAGACTTACAGGCTCTTGGGGGATATTGCGTTTAGCACAGGGTAGAGATTCCCCACACATGTACAAGCTAGAGCTACAGGGCCTCAGAGAATTCAAGGAAACGTGCAGAGCTCCACAAAAAGTCAACCAGTGAGACCCCGCTATGGCGAGTTACAGGTCTGGTTCACAAAGCTACAGCAGCTAAAATGCCTATGAAAGGGAAATCCACTCTCTTATTCCAAGTGGATTATGTAATAGACTGTTTAAATATGCTGGAGTCCAAATCATGCATTGACAGAGGTCAGAAAGTGAGATATGGAGCTACAGCTAGCAGCAGGctaggttagcttagcatacagactGTAACCaagacaggaggaaacagctaaGCTGGCTCTGTTTGTTCAgtctgtacaaaaacaaacacagacaagttGAGGTTTCACCTTCATCTGGGTTATGAGCCAGACAGTTTCTTGACTGAGCAAGTGACTTCCTGGAGGCAACATTTTTCCCTAAGATGGAGGAGGCATGACTGATGGGCTTACCCCGATATTATAACCATAACCCTACCCAAACTCATTCCTCATGACTAAACCTAACAAACCCATCCAGCAAAGGTAACAGGTATTAGCCAAGATTGCCAAGGTAGCCAAGGTTACCATGCAGCCAGCAGGGACTACGGGAAGCTACTGCACCTGGCTCATGGATGTATTAGGAGACCTGTATACAGCGTTGGAGGTCGAATCCCTTTCATTCCTATTAGTTGCACAGTGGtgcataaagccaaaaaaaaagctatATTTCCGTGGTATGAAATGACTCGAATGGTCGGTGCTGCTTccacatcattgggcccatatGGAGCGAACGCACAACAGACGTCCACCAGCTCCCGCCGTCTTCTTCTGGTCTAGCGCTCCACTAACTTGATTGAgaataaaatcatttaattttGCAACTTTTCTacaatgttatcagaccaattTCTTTGCGAGGGGactgtgatgctcaaaaaaagtgtatccactgatttacagatgtctctttcccaatgcAAGTCTATGGCAAAGTCTTTCTGGGCCCAACTGCATCACGTGACGGACTCAAGAGTTGAAATTACACTTCAAAAGTCTTCAAAGCCTTCAAAGCCCGgggcacttcctgggggccagATCCAGTGACTGTGCCTTTccaagaaatagtctggcaCATATTCTCCTGTAACACTgcagtgtgttgtttttatatttcagttttgtacattaaacaaacaaaatatactgTGTTAATTAGTGCTTCATAAGCTGCTTCTGTTACCTTCTGACAGATTGAGGCTAGCTGCTTCCTCCTGCTTACAATCTttctgctaaactaagctaagcagCTGCTGGCTTCATAGTACCTGACAGATAAGAGAGTGGTTCAAAATCTCAGCAACAaattgagtaaatgtatttcccaaaatagcATACTATTCCTTCAAGAAAAAAGTAATTGGAGTTGGAGAAACTATCAAAGCTCAGTATTTGTCAGCGCATTTGTGTGGACAAAGTGGCCAGCTATCATTAGAGATTTTTTCTAgcttgttttctctttcttccaGACACCACGCTGCATGTTTCCTCAGTCTACCTGACCTTGAAGGCCTGAGGGAGTCTTcaacagcgtgtgtgtgtgtgtgtgtgtgtgtgtgtgtgtgtgagagggtgtgtgtgcacCCATGCTGTTGAATTCCCAACAACAACCAGCCTGGCATACAGCCTATTTATGTACCAGTGTGTAGTCGGGGGCCCCATGCCTTAATTAAATCTAATCTAATTCAGATGCTCCACCCGCCCGCTGCCCCAACCAGGCACCAGCCAATAAAACAAGCCCCCTCGACCCCTCCCTTGTGATTTAAAATTGGCCAGTCTTTCACGCTACCAATTAATTATGAACTGGACTCTCAGCAGAGAAAggccaaaacaaagaagaattATTTCCATAATTacctagtaaaaaaaaaaaaaggcacaaataaaGAGATCCCACCGCTGCCACCCTATGCTGCCTATCAGGTTTCAGTGCAGTCCTCTGggagcagagagaaacacacaaaaggAACTCATAATGctgtaacattaacaatggGAGCCTATTCGGTACATTAGCGATAGAGGCCTGAAAGGCTGTTTCAAATCACACAGGAGATGAAAAGacagagggaaaagaaaaagagactgAAGCAAGTGTCTTTTCTGTTAAAGGAGAAGGGCCCTGTGTGTCTGCCCCCCCAACTCCCCCACAACCACCCCCCCCAACcccgctgtgtgtgtgattgagcTCCGTGCTCTGTGTTTCAGCCAATTTCAAGCTGTTAGTTGTAGTTATGGCACAAACAAAGGTGTGATCATCACATTCAAAGACAGGTGAGGGGGGTCTcacaataacaatggtaatTGAGATTCAAAAGAAAAGAGTCAGTACCTTCCGTACACATGCACACTTTATGTCCTTTGATGGCAGAAATTTCATTTCTATGAAGTATGGATTCACACATCAAAGTCCTTGATAACAGAGCCAGGGCTAGATGTTGAGTTTAAGGTACATCAAAGGGAAAAGCCTCTCACTCACAACTATGATTAAAATCTTTTTATCGAATCAATGAACTTCATTGTGTTTGACTGGCTTTCAAACTTTTTCCGTCACCCAAATCTCTTGTGATTCATGTCCTCACACTCCATGTGCTCATAGCGCCTGGTCCTGCTAGCATCTCTGACAGAGTTACTTTGTACCAAATTCGTTTGATGGAACTGTCATGATCAAAGTTGAACATCAAAGTTCACTCAAGGCTttcctgtcttgtcttgtcaaACTTGACATGAAAGGCTCAAGTACATTTGTGCTGTCGACCAATGGCAAAGCCGCTCCGACACTGTTGACCGCACAACGGGTAAAGGCCAAAGTGAAGGAAGCTGTCCTTTTAGCTCATTCGATTTCAGAAAAGTCTTGTGTGACATAACAAAAATTGAAATTCTTAAGACGTGCCACAGGACCTGTCATCAGTCAGGATACGGCTTGAAGTAGGTCAGTGATTTCCCAAACAAGGGCGCTTGTACCCCATAGGGTACTTTTGCAGTTGTATGGGGGTAACGAGTCAGAAAGCAAGCAAGCAAAGGAGTCCAAAcagctcaaaataacaaatAGTTGGATGAAAGTAGTAAAGAATTAGCTAAAGTAGTGGATAAATGGTGtttgaaaagtgaagccagtgCCTGTgtcttaaacctgcattctttctaatggccagcagggggcaactCCACTGGTTGCACAAATAAGTTGGGTTGTTTTAAAGCCTAGGAGAAAATGACCCTatttctcacttgatttattacctcagcaAACATCTTCTTAATGAGTTTATAGTCTCAGTCGCTTGTCTCAAGTCCTCTTCAATACAGCGTTCTGTTCATTTTGGTAAATAAATTATGGTCCCACTTAGAGTAAAATAAATGGTAATGGTAATGACCAATGGCAATGATTGCAATAGCTAAAAGTACAGATAGATGCTGTGAAAGCTAATGGACAAACAGATGAAACAGGAAGCTGAAAGCTAATGGATAGATGATTGAAATAATTATTCTGCCCTTGttttcaaaatgactacagCTGA includes:
- the ldlrad3 gene encoding low-density lipoprotein receptor class A domain-containing protein 3, with translation MWIWYLLLGSGSGSRIVESQLLPGNNFTTECNIPGNFMCGDGKCVPGGWQCDGLPDCFDKSDEKGCPKVKSKCAPTFFACANGVHCIIGRFRCNGFSDCPDGSDEENCTGNPLVCSEARFKCRNGHCVDRSFLCNGQDNCQDNSDEELCLTTAEAPGQDFVTLDYRLRYYPSITYAVIGSAIIFVLVVALLALVLHHQRKRSVLLPRGVRGSSHHHHQPLLLSRLVILDRGHIHQGGPGLSPGSPTTAGHYSSTPQALQLLSGTLYPSGLSMDSPPSYSQAVLDVSRPPWFDLPPPPYLSDGELPSEGELPQYDGPQDPSSHPTAQPPAPSTPRTVASGTQPSSSSREESDQL